Proteins encoded together in one Stutzerimonas stutzeri window:
- a CDS encoding RDD family protein — protein sequence MPSNIDRQALLDTSHRVETPEGIDLVLRPAGLVPRALAFTIDLGIRGALLLILFFTLGLLGKFGMGLGALLLFLVQWWYMVLFEVLNQGRTPGKYWLGLRVVHDDGTPVGWTSSLTRNLLRFVDLLPFGYFLGALSCLANPAFKRLGDLAAGTLVVYQEKPAVRPALPDAEAVTAPFKLTLDEQRALIAFAERQASLSAERRLELASILAEPLATSDQEAEAKIHGIARSLMGAA from the coding sequence TTGCCATCGAACATCGACCGCCAAGCCCTGCTCGACACCAGCCATCGCGTGGAAACCCCAGAGGGCATCGACCTGGTGTTGCGCCCGGCCGGTCTCGTTCCGCGCGCGCTCGCCTTCACCATCGACCTGGGTATTCGCGGCGCCCTGCTACTGATCCTCTTCTTTACGCTCGGACTGCTGGGCAAGTTCGGCATGGGGCTGGGCGCACTGCTGCTGTTTCTCGTCCAGTGGTGGTACATGGTGCTCTTCGAAGTTCTGAATCAGGGCCGCACGCCGGGAAAATACTGGCTGGGGCTGCGCGTCGTGCATGACGACGGCACGCCGGTGGGCTGGACGTCCTCGCTGACGCGCAATCTGCTGCGTTTCGTCGACCTGCTGCCGTTCGGCTATTTCCTGGGCGCATTGAGTTGCCTCGCAAACCCTGCCTTCAAGCGACTCGGCGACCTGGCAGCAGGCACGTTGGTGGTCTATCAGGAAAAACCCGCTGTGCGCCCAGCACTGCCGGATGCGGAAGCCGTCACGGCTCCGTTCAAACTGACCCTCGACGAGCAGCGCGCGCTGATCGCCTTTGCCGAACGCCAGGCCAGCCTTTCCGCCGAGCGCCGCCTCGAGCTGGCTTCGATCCTGGCCGAACCGCTGGCGACCTCGGACCAGGAGGCCGAGGCGAAAATTCACGGCATCGCCCGTTCGCTAATGGGTGCAGCATGA
- the yaaA gene encoding peroxide stress protein YaaA produces the protein MLMVISPAKTLDYDTPPITERFTQPQYLDHSQQLIELLRRYSPAQISELMHLSDKLAALNVARYGSWTPAFTPSNAKQALLAFKGDVYTGLNADDFTEDDLLFAQKHLRMLSGLYGLLRPLDLMQPYRLEMGTKLTNPRGKDLYAFWGERISDWLNEALADQGDDVLLNLASNEYFSAVKRNALNARIINVDFKDMKNGQYKIISFYAKKARGLMARWIIKERISTPDQLSAFDYEGYRYSANDSSADHLVFLRDASDQ, from the coding sequence ATGCTGATGGTGATTTCCCCGGCCAAGACACTCGATTACGACACGCCCCCGATAACCGAACGCTTCACCCAGCCCCAGTACCTCGACCACTCACAGCAGTTGATCGAATTGCTTCGTCGCTACTCGCCGGCGCAGATCAGCGAACTGATGCACCTCTCCGACAAGCTGGCAGCGTTGAACGTTGCTCGCTACGGCAGTTGGACACCGGCGTTCACCCCGAGCAACGCCAAGCAGGCGCTGCTCGCGTTCAAGGGTGACGTCTATACCGGACTCAACGCCGATGACTTCACCGAAGACGACCTGCTGTTCGCGCAGAAGCACCTGCGCATGCTCTCTGGACTCTATGGCCTGCTGCGGCCGCTGGACCTCATGCAGCCCTATCGCCTGGAGATGGGCACCAAGCTGACCAATCCCCGCGGCAAGGACCTATACGCGTTCTGGGGCGAACGTATCAGCGACTGGCTGAACGAAGCGCTCGCCGATCAGGGCGACGACGTGCTGCTCAACCTGGCGTCCAACGAATACTTCAGCGCGGTCAAACGCAATGCGTTGAATGCCCGCATCATCAATGTCGATTTCAAGGACATGAAGAACGGCCAGTACAAGATCATCTCCTTCTATGCGAAGAAGGCACGAGGCCTGATGGCTCGCTGGATCATCAAGGAGCGCATCAGCACCCCCGATCAGCTGTCGGCCTTCGACTACGAAGGCTACCGCTACAGCGCGAACGACTCCTCTGCCGATCACCTGGTTTTCCTGCGCGACGCCAGCGACCAGTAA
- the purU gene encoding formyltetrahydrofolate deformylase, which produces MRTFRLVIACPDGVGIVAKVSNFLATYNGWITEANHHSDHQSGWFFMRHEIRADSLPFDLDGFRQAFAPIAREFSMEWRITDSERRQRVVLMASRESHCLADLLHRWHSGELDCDIPCVISNHDDLRSMVEWHGIPYFHVPVDPANKQEAFAEVTRLVREQRADVIVLARYMQILPAELCDEFAQRVINIHHSFLPSFVGAKPYHQASLRGVKLIGATCHYVTEELDAGPIIEQDVVRVSHRDSIEDMVRLGKDVEKMVLSRGLRYHLEDRVLVHSNKTLVFN; this is translated from the coding sequence ATGCGCACTTTCAGGCTGGTGATTGCCTGCCCCGATGGCGTTGGCATTGTTGCCAAGGTCAGTAACTTTCTCGCCACCTACAATGGCTGGATCACGGAAGCCAACCACCATTCCGACCACCAGAGCGGCTGGTTCTTCATGCGCCATGAAATCCGCGCTGATTCGCTTCCGTTCGACCTCGACGGGTTCCGTCAGGCCTTTGCCCCGATTGCCCGCGAGTTTTCCATGGAGTGGCGTATCACCGACTCCGAGCGGCGCCAGCGCGTGGTTCTGATGGCGAGCCGTGAATCGCATTGCCTGGCCGACCTGCTGCATCGCTGGCACAGCGGCGAGCTGGATTGCGACATTCCTTGCGTGATTTCCAACCATGACGATCTGCGCAGCATGGTCGAGTGGCACGGGATTCCATACTTCCATGTCCCCGTCGATCCTGCCAACAAGCAGGAGGCCTTCGCTGAAGTGACGCGCCTGGTGCGCGAACAGCGTGCCGATGTGATCGTGCTGGCGCGCTACATGCAGATTCTGCCTGCCGAACTGTGCGACGAATTCGCCCAGCGGGTGATCAACATCCACCACAGCTTCCTGCCGTCTTTCGTCGGCGCCAAGCCGTATCACCAGGCCTCGCTGCGGGGTGTGAAGCTGATCGGGGCGACCTGTCACTATGTCACCGAGGAGCTCGATGCCGGGCCGATCATCGAGCAGGACGTGGTCCGCGTCAGTCATCGCGACAGCATCGAGGACATGGTTCGCCTCGGCAAGGACGTGGAGAAGATGGTGCTTTCCCGCGGCCTGCGCTATCACTTGGAAGATCGCGTGCTGGTACACAGCAACAAGACCCTCGTGTTCAACTGA
- a CDS encoding helicase HerA-like domain-containing protein — protein sequence MHALIDHLLLGADANGEPSVQSLRLANRHGLIAGATGTGKTVTLQRLAEQFSDAGVAVFAADIKGDLCGLGAAGSPQGKIAERIASMPWLDHRPQAYPVTLWDVHGRSGHPLRTTLSEMGPLLLGNLLQLTDSQQSALFAAFKVADREGLLLLDLKDLKALLAHLKAEPQMLGEDSALFTAASSQALLRRLATLEQQGAEALFGEPALQLEDILQPAPDGRGVIHLLDASTLVHEAPKVYATFLLWLLAELFEQLPERGDADRPVLALFFDEAHLLFGDTPKALQERLVQVVRLIRSKGVGVYFVTQSPADLPDTVLAQLGLRIQHGLRAFTVKEQKALRSVADGFRANPEFSTLDVLTQLGIGEALVGGLEEKGTPAMVQRVAIAPPQSRIGPLSEPERAALIARSDLGRRYDKPFDRESAYEMLSARAAQNVEQERETANKPRRETNKTGSELSDLAGRVVKSALSQAANQLGRQLARGLLGSLWGGKR from the coding sequence ATGCACGCATTGATCGATCATCTGCTGCTGGGGGCGGACGCCAACGGCGAACCCAGCGTGCAGTCCCTGCGTCTTGCCAATCGGCATGGCCTGATCGCCGGCGCCACCGGCACCGGAAAGACGGTGACCTTGCAACGGCTGGCCGAGCAGTTCAGCGATGCCGGGGTCGCGGTCTTCGCCGCGGACATCAAGGGTGACCTGTGCGGGCTGGGCGCCGCGGGCTCGCCTCAAGGCAAGATCGCCGAGCGGATCGCCAGCATGCCCTGGCTCGATCATCGTCCGCAGGCGTACCCGGTCACCCTGTGGGACGTACATGGTCGTAGCGGCCATCCCTTGCGTACTACGCTGAGCGAAATGGGGCCGCTGCTGCTCGGCAATCTGCTGCAACTGACCGATAGTCAGCAATCGGCGCTCTTTGCGGCCTTCAAGGTGGCGGATCGCGAAGGGCTGTTGCTGCTCGACCTGAAAGACCTCAAGGCGCTGCTCGCCCACCTCAAGGCTGAACCACAGATGCTGGGCGAGGACAGCGCGCTGTTCACCGCGGCCTCGTCGCAGGCCTTGTTGCGGCGCCTGGCGACGCTGGAGCAGCAGGGTGCTGAAGCCTTGTTCGGCGAACCTGCATTGCAGCTCGAAGATATCCTGCAGCCGGCGCCCGACGGACGCGGTGTCATCCATCTGCTCGATGCAAGCACGCTGGTTCACGAGGCGCCCAAGGTTTACGCGACCTTTCTGCTCTGGTTGCTGGCCGAGCTGTTCGAGCAGCTTCCGGAGCGGGGCGACGCCGATAGACCAGTGCTGGCGCTGTTCTTCGACGAGGCGCACCTGTTGTTCGGTGATACGCCAAAAGCACTGCAGGAGCGCCTGGTGCAGGTGGTACGGCTGATTCGCTCGAAGGGCGTGGGCGTCTACTTCGTTACGCAGTCTCCGGCCGATCTTCCGGATACGGTGCTGGCTCAGCTGGGGCTGCGCATCCAGCACGGGCTGCGGGCGTTCACGGTCAAGGAGCAGAAGGCGCTGCGCTCGGTGGCGGACGGCTTTCGCGCCAACCCGGAATTCTCGACGCTCGATGTGCTGACCCAGCTTGGAATCGGCGAAGCGCTGGTCGGTGGTCTCGAGGAAAAGGGAACCCCAGCGATGGTGCAGCGCGTCGCGATCGCACCGCCGCAGTCGCGCATTGGTCCGCTGAGCGAGCCCGAACGCGCGGCACTTATCGCGCGCTCCGATCTTGGGCGTCGCTACGACAAGCCCTTCGATCGGGAGTCGGCCTACGAGATGCTGAGTGCCCGGGCAGCGCAGAACGTCGAGCAGGAGCGTGAAACTGCAAACAAGCCTCGTCGCGAGACGAACAAGACTGGCAGTGAATTGAGTGATCTGGCTGGCCGTGTAGTGAAGAGTGCGCTGAGCCAGGCCGCGAACCAGTTGGGGCGGCAGTTGGCCAGAGGTTTGCTGGGCTCTTTATGGGGCGGCAAGCGCTGA
- the mvaT gene encoding histone-like nucleoid-structuring protein MvaT, with amino-acid sequence MSLINEYRATEEAIKELQERLKSLSEDDKLKKELEFEGKLRELMGEYQKSLRDIIALLDPDASRNSKTPRAAKAPATSKRARRVKQYKNPHSGEVIETKGGNHKTLKEWKAQWGSDTVESWATLLG; translated from the coding sequence ATGTCACTGATCAACGAGTATCGCGCCACTGAAGAGGCCATCAAGGAACTTCAGGAGCGACTGAAGTCCCTTTCCGAAGATGACAAACTGAAAAAGGAACTGGAGTTCGAAGGCAAGCTGCGCGAACTCATGGGCGAATACCAGAAGTCGCTGCGCGACATCATCGCCCTGCTCGATCCGGATGCCTCCCGCAACAGCAAAACTCCACGTGCGGCGAAAGCGCCGGCCACCAGCAAGCGCGCACGTCGCGTCAAGCAGTACAAGAACCCGCACAGCGGTGAAGTGATTGAAACCAAAGGTGGCAACCACAAGACGCTGAAAGAATGGAAAGCCCAATGGGGCTCCGACACCGTGGAAAGCTGGGCCACTCTTCTGGGCTAA
- the dmeF gene encoding CDF family Co(II)/Ni(II) efflux transporter DmeF, with amino-acid sequence MSDCNHAQWQPPHDYRPLERRSERRTWAVVILTGLTMLLEIVAGYWFNSMALLADGWHMASHMVAIGLAALAYLLARRYAADHRFAFGTWKIEVLAGFASALLLVVVALFMIGESLLRFWAPAAIGFDEALVVAVVGLLVNLLSAWLLRDQHDHGHGHGHGHGHGDDAHSHAERGHAHAHGAPGKDLNRHAAFIHVLTDALTSVAAIIALLGGKLFGWGWLDPAMGIIGALVILVWARGLLRDTAKALLDREMDDPLVGKVREALERVPDTEVTDLHLWRVGRSQYSCILSVVTHQPHTADRYKAALQPFAQLVHITAEVNRCGESAHLDSRQ; translated from the coding sequence ATGTCTGACTGCAATCACGCGCAATGGCAACCGCCACATGATTACCGCCCGCTCGAGCGCCGCTCGGAACGGCGAACATGGGCGGTGGTGATTCTCACCGGTCTGACGATGCTGCTGGAGATCGTCGCCGGTTACTGGTTCAACTCCATGGCATTGCTCGCCGATGGCTGGCACATGGCCTCGCACATGGTCGCCATAGGCCTCGCCGCGCTCGCGTATCTGTTGGCGCGGCGCTATGCGGCGGACCATCGTTTCGCGTTCGGCACCTGGAAGATCGAGGTGCTGGCCGGTTTCGCCAGCGCGCTGCTGCTGGTGGTGGTGGCGCTGTTCATGATCGGTGAGTCGTTGCTGCGCTTCTGGGCGCCGGCGGCGATCGGCTTCGATGAGGCGCTGGTGGTTGCGGTCGTCGGCCTGCTGGTGAATCTGTTATCGGCCTGGTTGCTGCGGGACCAGCATGATCACGGCCACGGCCACGGCCACGGCCACGGCCACGGCGATGATGCCCATAGCCATGCTGAGCGGGGTCATGCGCACGCACACGGTGCGCCAGGCAAGGACCTCAACCGCCATGCAGCCTTCATCCATGTGTTGACCGATGCCCTGACCTCGGTGGCGGCCATCATCGCCTTGCTGGGCGGCAAGCTCTTCGGCTGGGGCTGGCTTGACCCGGCGATGGGCATCATCGGCGCCCTGGTGATTCTCGTCTGGGCCCGCGGTCTGTTGCGCGATACGGCCAAGGCGCTGCTGGACCGTGAGATGGATGACCCGCTGGTGGGCAAGGTGCGCGAGGCGCTTGAGCGGGTGCCCGACACGGAGGTCACCGACCTGCATCTGTGGCGTGTGGGGCGATCGCAGTACAGCTGCATCCTGAGCGTGGTGACGCATCAGCCCCACACGGCCGACCGCTACAAGGCGGCGCTGCAACCCTTTGCGCAGCTGGTGCACATCACCGCCGAAGTGAATCGCTGCGGCGAAAGCGCGCACCTTGATTCTCGACAATAA
- a CDS encoding stage II sporulation protein M, with protein MKQAAFERLHQARWLEFAAQLDALERGKASAQQADAFPAAYRQLCQQLAIAESRGYSSQLVEQLQRLVLRGHQQFYRHRSPLLGRMLGFITGGFARAVRLQWRYVLAASLLFYGSLLGMAALVYAFPDLVYSVLPADQVAQMEQMYDPDASRLGRFAERGAGDDWLMFGYYVMNNIGIAFQTFASGLLFGLGTLFFLLFNGLTIGAVAGHLTGIGYHQPFWSFVIGHGAFELTAITFAGAAGLQLGAALLAPGCRTRAQALRLAAKHGIQLVCGATAFLLIAAFVEAYWSSMTLTTPTIKYIVGAALWLLVGAYFMFAGRGRYAAD; from the coding sequence ATGAAGCAGGCCGCATTCGAACGCCTGCATCAGGCGCGCTGGCTCGAATTCGCAGCGCAGCTGGACGCGCTCGAGCGTGGCAAGGCCAGCGCGCAACAGGCCGACGCCTTCCCTGCCGCCTACCGCCAGCTCTGCCAGCAGCTCGCCATTGCCGAATCCCGCGGCTACAGCAGCCAGTTGGTCGAGCAGCTGCAACGGCTGGTCCTGCGTGGCCATCAGCAGTTCTATCGCCACCGCAGCCCGTTGCTCGGCCGCATGCTCGGCTTCATCACTGGCGGGTTCGCCCGCGCCGTGCGCCTCCAATGGCGCTACGTGCTGGCGGCCAGCCTGCTGTTCTACGGCAGCCTGCTCGGCATGGCTGCGCTGGTATACGCCTTTCCGGACCTCGTCTACAGCGTGCTGCCGGCCGACCAGGTCGCGCAGATGGAGCAGATGTACGACCCCGATGCCAGTCGCCTGGGCCGTTTTGCCGAGCGCGGAGCCGGTGACGACTGGCTGATGTTCGGATACTACGTGATGAACAACATCGGCATCGCCTTCCAGACGTTCGCCAGCGGGCTGCTGTTCGGCCTGGGGACCTTGTTCTTTTTGCTCTTCAACGGCCTGACCATCGGCGCAGTGGCCGGCCACCTGACGGGCATCGGCTACCACCAGCCATTCTGGTCGTTCGTCATCGGCCATGGTGCGTTCGAGCTGACGGCCATCACCTTCGCCGGCGCGGCCGGGCTGCAGCTCGGTGCAGCACTGTTGGCGCCGGGCTGCCGAACTCGCGCGCAAGCACTGCGCCTGGCAGCCAAACACGGCATCCAGCTGGTCTGCGGCGCAACCGCCTTCCTGCTGATCGCCGCGTTCGTCGAAGCCTATTGGTCCTCCATGACGCTGACGACGCCGACCATCAAATACATCGTCGGCGCAGCGCTGTGGCTGCTGGTGGGCGCCTACTTCATGTTCGCCGGGCGGGGTCGTTATGCAGCTGACTGA
- the sbcB gene encoding exodeoxyribonuclease I, protein MTPSIFWYDFETTGISPSRDRPLQVAGIRTNEALEEIGEPLNIYCRPGDDILPHPAACLVTGITPAVLQQKGMCEAQFVHHLHRELSTPGTCGAGYNSLRFDDEVTRYSLYRNFYDPYAREWQGGNSRWDLIDLVRTAYALRPEGIGWPEDDGRVTLKLERLSAANGLEHLNAHDALSDVRATIGLARLIRERQPRLYEYLFNLRRKHAVLEQVTLLEPLVHVSGRFSAARHFLSVVLPLAWHPRNRNALIVCDLQAEVRPLWLESAETLRQRLYTRRDELAEGELPVPLKLVHINKCPVLAPLKVLREADIQRLELDLPACHERADALREQRHVWSPKLDEVYREEGFIGVDDPEQQLYDGFLGERDRRLCDRIREMAPAELARQQCHFDDVRLEELLFRYRARNFPEALSAEERVRWQRFCQQRLSGEIAGAPNTLAQFEADIQQFMLTATPAQQQLLQQWREYGRALGERYGCN, encoded by the coding sequence GTGACTCCAAGCATCTTCTGGTACGACTTCGAAACCACAGGCATATCGCCCAGCCGCGACCGCCCCTTGCAGGTTGCCGGTATCCGCACCAACGAGGCGCTCGAGGAAATCGGCGAGCCGCTGAACATCTACTGTCGACCCGGCGACGACATCCTTCCCCATCCCGCCGCGTGCCTGGTCACGGGAATCACGCCTGCAGTTCTGCAGCAGAAGGGGATGTGCGAGGCCCAGTTCGTTCATCATCTGCATCGGGAATTGTCGACTCCCGGAACCTGCGGCGCCGGCTACAACAGCCTGCGTTTCGACGACGAAGTGACCCGCTACAGCCTGTACCGCAATTTCTACGATCCGTATGCACGCGAATGGCAGGGCGGCAACAGCCGTTGGGATCTGATCGATCTGGTGCGTACCGCCTATGCGCTGCGCCCGGAAGGAATTGGCTGGCCGGAAGACGACGGGCGGGTGACGCTCAAGCTCGAGCGTTTGAGTGCCGCCAATGGGCTGGAACATCTGAACGCCCACGACGCGCTGTCCGATGTGCGCGCCACCATTGGCCTCGCCAGGCTCATTCGTGAGCGGCAGCCGCGTCTGTACGAATATCTCTTCAATCTGCGTCGCAAACATGCGGTGCTCGAGCAGGTCACCCTGCTGGAGCCGCTGGTGCACGTGTCCGGACGCTTCTCGGCTGCCCGGCATTTCCTCTCCGTGGTGCTGCCGCTGGCCTGGCATCCGCGCAACCGCAATGCGCTGATCGTTTGCGATCTGCAAGCCGAGGTGCGGCCGTTATGGCTGGAAAGCGCGGAAACGCTGCGACAGCGGCTCTACACGCGTCGCGACGAGCTGGCCGAGGGCGAATTACCGGTCCCGCTGAAGCTCGTGCACATCAACAAGTGCCCGGTCCTGGCGCCGCTCAAGGTCTTGCGCGAGGCGGATATCCAGCGTCTGGAGCTGGACTTGCCTGCGTGCCACGAACGTGCTGACGCGCTACGCGAACAGCGCCACGTGTGGAGCCCAAAGCTGGACGAGGTGTACCGCGAAGAGGGGTTCATCGGTGTGGACGATCCGGAACAGCAACTCTATGACGGCTTTCTGGGCGAGCGCGATCGGCGGCTGTGCGATCGGATTCGCGAGATGGCGCCGGCAGAGCTCGCTCGGCAACAGTGCCACTTCGATGATGTACGGTTAGAGGAATTGCTGTTCCGTTATCGCGCGCGCAACTTTCCGGAAGCGTTATCGGCTGAAGAGCGGGTGAGGTGGCAACGGTTCTGCCAACAGCGCCTTAGCGGCGAGATAGCCGGCGCGCCCAATACCCTTGCGCAGTTCGAGGCGGATATACAACAGTTCATGCTCACTGCCACCCCGGCGCAGCAGCAGCTATTGCAGCAGTGGCGTGAATACGGGCGCGCCTTGGGTGAGCGTTACGGGTGCAACTAG
- a CDS encoding PhoH family protein, with protein MDDYGRSRATQPTLYVLDTNVLIHDPNALLNFQEHQVAIPMTVLEELDQLKTGKHSVAAECRQAIRLIDKLLGDATPEEVELGVPIQRGKSGPSGSLSILMSKGGDSIALPEDLNDNKIINQVVRLSKQRPEVPVVLVTKDINMRLKARACGVAAEDYHTDQLVDDIGQLSRGYHSVSGSFWDRVSKVETHQGHGRTWHRVQLIDNLPAVHINEFIIDEQGFVGWIKGIKADELLLLDLHQEPLLHQEAWGLRPRDIHQALALFALLDPDIHLVNLSGAAGSGKTILALAAAIEQTVVSKRYRRIIATRSVQGLDEDIGFLPGTEAEKMEPWLGAITDNLEALHMDDENTHGSIDYILQKVPLQFKSLNYIRGRSFQQSLILIDECQNLTPHQMKTIITRAGNGSKVVCLGNLAQIDTPYLSATSSGLTYLTERFKDFSHGVHITLQGVPRSVLAEYAEAHM; from the coding sequence ATGGATGACTACGGCAGATCTCGCGCCACCCAGCCCACGCTCTACGTCCTCGACACGAACGTCCTGATACACGATCCCAACGCCTTGCTGAATTTCCAGGAACACCAGGTCGCCATTCCCATGACCGTGCTGGAGGAGCTCGATCAGCTCAAGACCGGCAAGCACAGCGTGGCGGCCGAGTGCCGCCAGGCGATCCGCCTGATCGACAAGCTACTGGGCGATGCCACGCCGGAAGAAGTCGAGTTGGGTGTGCCGATCCAACGTGGCAAGAGCGGCCCATCCGGAAGCCTTTCGATCCTGATGAGCAAGGGCGGCGACTCCATCGCACTCCCGGAAGACCTGAACGACAACAAGATCATCAATCAGGTGGTCAGGCTCAGCAAACAGCGGCCCGAGGTCCCCGTGGTGTTGGTGACCAAGGACATCAACATGCGCCTGAAGGCGCGAGCCTGCGGGGTGGCGGCCGAGGATTACCATACCGATCAACTGGTCGACGACATCGGCCAGCTGTCGCGGGGCTATCACAGTGTTAGTGGCTCCTTCTGGGACCGGGTGAGCAAGGTGGAGACCCACCAGGGCCATGGGCGCACCTGGCATCGCGTCCAGCTGATCGACAACCTGCCGGCGGTGCACATCAACGAATTCATCATCGACGAGCAGGGCTTCGTGGGTTGGATCAAGGGCATCAAGGCCGATGAGCTGCTGCTGCTCGACCTGCATCAGGAGCCATTGCTGCACCAGGAAGCCTGGGGGTTGCGCCCGCGTGATATCCATCAGGCGCTGGCATTGTTCGCCTTGCTCGATCCGGATATCCATCTGGTCAACCTGTCCGGCGCTGCCGGCTCGGGCAAGACCATTCTGGCGCTGGCGGCGGCCATCGAGCAGACCGTGGTCAGCAAGCGCTACCGGCGCATCATTGCCACCCGCAGCGTGCAGGGGCTGGACGAAGACATCGGCTTCTTGCCCGGCACCGAGGCCGAGAAGATGGAGCCCTGGCTGGGGGCGATCACTGACAATCTCGAAGCGCTGCACATGGACGACGAGAACACCCACGGCAGCATCGATTACATCCTGCAGAAGGTACCGTTGCAGTTCAAATCGCTGAACTACATCCGCGGCCGTAGCTTCCAGCAGAGCCTGATTCTGATCGACGAGTGCCAGAACCTGACGCCGCACCAGATGAAGACCATCATCACCCGTGCGGGCAACGGTTCGAAGGTGGTGTGTCTGGGCAACCTGGCGCAGATCGATACGCCCTATCTGTCCGCGACCAGTTCCGGATTGACCTACCTCACCGAACGCTTCAAGGACTTCTCCCACGGCGTGCATATCACCCTGCAGGGCGTGCCGCGCTCGGTACTGGCTGAATACGCCGAAGCGCACATGTAG
- a CDS encoding mannose-1-phosphate guanylyltransferase/mannose-6-phosphate isomerase: MIPVILSGGSGSRLWPLSRKSFPKQFLALTGEQTLFQQTVERLAFDGMQQPLLVCNKDHRFIVKEQLAARKLGVQGLLLEPFGRNTAPAIGIAAMKLIEEGRDELLLVLPADHVIEDQKAFQRSLALATNAAENGEMVLFGVPPTRPETGYGYIRGSQDANTGLPDGIKRVAQFVEKPDEARAQSYLESGDYYWNSGMFLFRASVFLDELKKHDPDIYDTCWVALERSVKNGDEVLIDPATFACCPDNSIDYAVMEKTQLACVVPMSAGWSDVGSWSSIWDVHEKDQNGNVLKGDVIAEDSRNCLVHGNGKLVTVLGLEDIVVVETKDAMMVAHKDKVQDVKKLVSKLDAQERSETKNHCAVYRPWGWYDSVDMGGRFQVKRICVNPGASLSLQMHHHRAEHWIVVSGTAQVTCNDKTFLLTENQSTYIPITSVHRLANPGKIPLEIIEVQSGSYLGEDDIERFDDVYGRAEQSNEAKVAR; encoded by the coding sequence ATGATCCCGGTTATTCTTTCAGGTGGTAGCGGCTCCCGACTGTGGCCCCTCTCCCGCAAGTCGTTCCCCAAGCAGTTCCTTGCACTGACTGGCGAACAGACATTGTTCCAGCAGACTGTCGAGCGCCTGGCCTTCGACGGCATGCAGCAGCCTTTGCTGGTGTGCAACAAGGACCATCGCTTCATCGTCAAGGAGCAGCTGGCGGCTCGCAAGCTGGGCGTCCAGGGCCTGCTGCTCGAGCCTTTCGGTCGCAACACGGCACCCGCCATCGGCATCGCCGCGATGAAGCTGATCGAGGAAGGCCGCGACGAGCTGCTGCTGGTCCTGCCGGCTGACCATGTGATCGAAGACCAGAAAGCCTTCCAGCGCTCCCTGGCGCTGGCCACCAATGCCGCCGAGAACGGTGAGATGGTGCTTTTCGGCGTGCCGCCGACCCGTCCCGAAACCGGCTACGGCTACATCCGTGGCAGCCAGGACGCCAATACCGGTCTGCCGGATGGCATCAAGCGCGTCGCCCAGTTCGTCGAGAAGCCGGACGAAGCGCGCGCCCAGAGCTATCTGGAGTCGGGCGACTATTACTGGAACAGCGGCATGTTCCTGTTCCGCGCCAGTGTCTTCCTGGATGAACTGAAGAAGCACGACCCGGACATCTACGACACCTGCTGGGTCGCGCTCGAGCGCAGCGTGAAGAACGGCGACGAAGTGCTGATCGATCCGGCCACCTTCGCCTGCTGCCCGGACAACTCCATCGACTACGCCGTGATGGAAAAGACTCAGTTGGCCTGTGTGGTTCCGATGTCCGCCGGCTGGAGCGATGTCGGCTCCTGGTCGTCGATCTGGGACGTGCACGAGAAGGACCAGAATGGCAACGTGCTCAAAGGCGACGTGATCGCCGAGGACTCGCGCAATTGCCTGGTCCACGGCAATGGCAAGCTGGTCACGGTGCTGGGTCTGGAAGACATCGTGGTCGTGGAAACCAAAGACGCCATGATGGTTGCGCACAAGGATAAGGTGCAGGACGTCAAGAAACTGGTCAGCAAGCTCGACGCCCAGGAGCGCAGCGAGACCAAGAACCACTGCGCCGTGTACCGCCCCTGGGGCTGGTACGACTCGGTGGACATGGGCGGTCGCTTCCAGGTCAAGCGCATCTGCGTGAATCCGGGCGCCAGCCTCTCGCTGCAGATGCACCACCACCGTGCCGAGCACTGGATCGTGGTATCCGGCACCGCTCAGGTAACCTGCAACGACAAGACGTTCCTGCTCACCGAGAATCAGTCGACCTATATTCCGATCACTTCGGTGCATCGCCTCGCCAACCCGGGCAAGATTCCGCTGGAAATCATCGAAGTCCAGTCCGGCAGCTATCTGGGTGAGGACGATATCGAGCGCTTCGACGATGTTTACGGACGCGCCGAACAGAGCAACGAGGCCAAAGTGGCGCGATAG